A genome region from Labilibaculum antarcticum includes the following:
- a CDS encoding glycosyltransferase family 4 protein translates to MNIALCHFRVGETDGVSLEMDKWKAALEQLGHKVIYIAGSAGNCEAEIIPDLHYQHPINNRIVENVYKNLVSYCSEKDLKKEIFSLADSIERDLINLIEKNNIDLIVPNNILSLGWGLSAGIAFTKAIQKTGVRALCHHHDFHWERDLYSNPKVDFAADLLKEYFPPVHERISHVCINHIAKGELKARYGVEADVVPNVFDFQEEVIVADEYNKDLRKVLGVNPGDLVFMQATRLVERKAIELAIDFVSEIGNQKENLVNKILYSGHKFESNSEIYLVFAGKNESPDYYERLMEYAEQKGVNVLDSSENISHKRSFKSGNKIYSLWDAYSIADMITYPSILEGWGNQFLEAIVAKLPVVVYKYPVYLTDIESFNFNVISLGSKHVLQDGWVKVHEEIVKSAADEAIPYLLDSDYRNAKVNFNYKIASEKLSVNSLQEMLSKVLGDERN, encoded by the coding sequence ATGAATATTGCTCTCTGTCATTTTAGAGTTGGGGAAACCGATGGTGTTTCTTTGGAGATGGACAAGTGGAAAGCAGCACTTGAACAGCTCGGTCACAAGGTGATTTATATTGCCGGAAGTGCTGGGAATTGTGAGGCTGAAATTATTCCTGATTTGCATTACCAACATCCTATAAATAATAGGATTGTTGAGAATGTATACAAAAATTTGGTGTCCTATTGTTCTGAAAAAGACCTCAAAAAAGAGATTTTCAGTTTGGCCGACTCCATTGAGCGTGATCTAATTAATTTGATTGAGAAAAATAATATTGATCTGATTGTTCCAAACAATATACTATCCCTTGGATGGGGACTTTCGGCAGGAATTGCTTTTACAAAAGCCATTCAAAAAACCGGGGTACGAGCTCTTTGTCATCATCACGATTTTCATTGGGAGCGAGATTTGTATTCAAATCCAAAAGTGGATTTTGCAGCTGATTTACTGAAAGAATATTTTCCTCCTGTTCACGAGAGAATCTCGCATGTTTGCATCAATCATATTGCAAAAGGAGAATTGAAAGCCCGATACGGTGTCGAAGCCGATGTGGTTCCAAATGTATTTGATTTTCAGGAGGAGGTAATCGTTGCTGATGAATACAATAAAGACCTGAGAAAAGTCTTAGGAGTAAATCCTGGCGATTTGGTTTTTATGCAGGCAACCAGGCTTGTTGAACGGAAAGCTATTGAATTAGCAATCGATTTTGTTAGTGAAATAGGGAATCAGAAAGAGAATTTAGTAAATAAAATACTTTATAGTGGGCATAAATTTGAATCAAATAGTGAGATTTATTTAGTGTTTGCCGGGAAAAATGAATCCCCGGATTACTATGAGAGGCTCATGGAATATGCCGAACAAAAGGGAGTTAATGTTCTTGATAGTAGCGAAAATATTAGTCACAAAAGATCGTTTAAATCGGGAAATAAGATTTATTCATTGTGGGATGCATACTCAATTGCCGACATGATTACCTATCCAAGCATTTTGGAAGGTTGGGGAAATCAGTTTTTGGAAGCAATAGTGGCAAAATTGCCAGTTGTAGTTTATAAGTATCCAGTTTATTTGACTGATATCGAGAGTTTTAACTTCAATGTTATATCACTTGGGAGTAAACATGTTTTACAGGATGGATGGGTGAAGGTTCATGAGGAAATAGTGAAGAGTGCAGCCGATGAGGCGATCCCTTATTTGCTGGATTCGGATTATCGAAATGCGAAGGTCAATTTTAATTATAAGATTGCATCGGAGAAGTTATCAGTAAATAGTTTACAGGAAATGTTGAGTAAAGTGTTGGGTGATGAAAGAAATTAA
- a CDS encoding alpha-amylase family glycosyl hydrolase has product MKEIKENIKFLYPNRKEVILSEIDKIVNHYRKVIPKGNFELKEDDIVLIAYADSFKDEKEKGLETLNKVCSKYLKGSINSVHILPFYPFTSDDGFSVVDYKEVNPEFGDWIDVGDLSQSFYLMFDAVINHISKSSDWFQGYLRENPKFENFFIEEDPNNPELHKVVRPRTLPLLHKYNKNWKDAFVWTTFSEDQVDLNYKNPEVFLRVLDVLFFYISQGAKLIRLDAIAFMWKTLGTDCIHLEETHRIIQTYRKIIDLVAPQTVIISETNVPHAENISYFGDGFNEAHMVYNFSLPPLLAYSLHKENIDVLTKWANSLQLPSEKTCFFNFTASHDGIGVRPLQGIIEGDEINDLAQKAEEHGGFVSYKSNPDGSKSPYELNCNYMDLLTNPKESDEIRMQRFMLTQSAMLCMPGVPGVYYHSVFGSGNDVKGAIESGINRRINRQKLYYSELKERLEDSESLSAKIFDCYSKLLKIRSAEKAFNPMGKANFSNVDGVFIIERTWGDDTLYCLHNFSGEEKNAGEVTAGRTDVISGNKSNTILKAYEFRWLK; this is encoded by the coding sequence ATGAAAGAAATTAAAGAAAATATAAAATTCCTATATCCGAATCGTAAGGAGGTAATTCTTTCTGAGATTGATAAAATCGTCAATCACTATCGGAAAGTTATCCCCAAAGGTAATTTTGAATTAAAGGAAGACGACATTGTATTGATAGCTTACGCGGATAGCTTTAAGGATGAGAAGGAAAAAGGATTAGAAACTTTAAATAAGGTATGTTCAAAATATCTGAAAGGAAGTATTAACAGCGTACATATTCTTCCATTCTACCCATTTACTTCGGACGATGGCTTTTCTGTGGTTGACTACAAAGAAGTGAATCCTGAATTTGGAGATTGGATTGATGTTGGAGATTTGTCCCAATCATTTTATTTGATGTTTGATGCCGTGATTAATCACATATCAAAGTCATCTGATTGGTTTCAGGGATATTTAAGAGAGAATCCAAAATTTGAGAATTTCTTTATTGAGGAAGATCCTAACAATCCGGAATTGCATAAGGTTGTGCGTCCAAGAACACTGCCATTACTGCATAAGTACAACAAGAATTGGAAAGATGCTTTTGTATGGACTACCTTTTCTGAGGATCAGGTTGATTTGAATTATAAGAACCCGGAAGTTTTTCTGAGAGTGCTGGATGTATTGTTTTTTTACATTTCGCAAGGGGCAAAATTAATTCGATTGGATGCGATTGCTTTTATGTGGAAAACGCTGGGTACGGATTGTATTCATTTGGAAGAAACGCATCGTATTATTCAGACCTATCGAAAAATCATCGATTTGGTAGCTCCACAAACAGTAATTATTAGTGAAACCAATGTGCCGCATGCAGAGAACATTTCCTACTTCGGTGATGGGTTTAATGAAGCACATATGGTTTACAATTTCTCTTTGCCACCATTGCTTGCTTACAGTTTGCACAAGGAAAATATTGATGTGTTGACCAAGTGGGCAAATTCGCTTCAGTTGCCATCCGAAAAGACATGCTTTTTCAATTTTACAGCTAGTCACGACGGAATTGGTGTTCGACCTTTGCAGGGAATTATTGAGGGAGATGAAATAAATGACTTGGCTCAAAAGGCTGAAGAACACGGAGGATTTGTATCCTATAAATCAAATCCGGATGGTTCAAAATCACCTTATGAGCTGAATTGTAACTATATGGATCTTCTTACAAATCCGAAGGAATCGGATGAGATAAGGATGCAGAGATTCATGCTCACACAATCGGCGATGTTATGTATGCCGGGAGTTCCCGGGGTTTATTACCATTCTGTTTTTGGTTCGGGGAATGATGTGAAGGGAGCCATTGAATCAGGAATTAACAGAAGAATAAATCGTCAAAAACTGTATTATTCCGAGCTAAAGGAAAGACTCGAAGATTCGGAATCGCTGAGTGCTAAAATATTTGATTGTTATAGCAAATTGCTAAAGATACGATCGGCAGAAAAAGCGTTTAATCCAATGGGGAAAGCTAATTTTTCAAATGTTGATGGCGTTTTTATTATTGAGAGAACATGGGGTGATGATACTCTTTATTGTCTGCACAATTTTAGCGGCGAAGAGAA